In Nostoc sp. UHCC 0926, a single genomic region encodes these proteins:
- a CDS encoding CAAD domain-containing protein — METEQQQRESINASLSQNTLALKGVDTANLPKLPPAAQPESQLQQISRQVSEFLEQLPEYLSSFFQDYKQPLITVALILAAIVTAKIVLAVLDAINGTPLLSLLFELIGISYATWFIFRYLLKASTRQELADEIQSLKSQFLGG; from the coding sequence ATGGAAACTGAACAACAGCAACGTGAATCCATCAATGCATCCTTATCACAAAATACGCTAGCACTTAAAGGTGTAGATACAGCAAACTTGCCAAAGTTACCACCAGCAGCTCAACCGGAATCTCAATTGCAGCAAATTAGCAGACAAGTTTCTGAATTTTTGGAGCAATTACCCGAATACTTAAGTAGCTTTTTTCAGGACTACAAGCAGCCTCTAATAACTGTGGCTTTAATTTTGGCGGCGATTGTTACAGCCAAGATAGTACTAGCAGTCCTGGATGCAATCAATGGGACTCCACTACTATCACTACTCTTTGAGTTAATTGGAATTAGTTACGCCACATGGTTCATTTTCCGTTATCTACTGAAGGCTTCAACTCGGCAAGAATTAGCGGATGAAATTCAATCACTAAAAAGCCAGTTTTTAGGCGGATAA
- a CDS encoding lysozyme inhibitor LprI family protein, protein MRQLLLVLASILTLSSLNTPTMTIAGTTPDLPMRLVQRLNCNNPQTQAAINECTKLSYQNADKKLNRVYQQLLSTLESSRKQKLIAAQVAWIKFRDTNCELERSRYEGGSIAPTIYFGCLENSTKLRTQQLQEYIKADP, encoded by the coding sequence ATGCGTCAATTATTACTAGTTTTGGCAAGTATTCTAACTCTGAGTAGTTTAAATACCCCCACCATGACAATAGCAGGCACAACGCCTGATTTACCAATGCGCTTAGTTCAAAGGCTTAACTGCAATAATCCTCAAACTCAAGCAGCAATTAATGAATGCACGAAGTTATCTTATCAGAATGCAGATAAAAAGCTGAATCGAGTTTATCAACAATTGCTATCTACTTTAGAAAGCTCTAGGAAACAGAAATTGATTGCTGCACAAGTAGCATGGATCAAGTTTCGAGATACCAATTGTGAGTTAGAGAGAAGCAGATATGAGGGAGGAAGTATTGCCCCAACCATTTATTTTGGTTGTTTAGAAAATTCTACCAAATTACGTACTCAACAGTTACAGGAATATATCAAAGCCGACCCTTAA
- a CDS encoding metallophosphoesterase family protein: MKLVSDPAIANKISKMNQRVRWQDPLIVERNIDQTRLVLEDGQTDNSEFSFLVVGDSGSGQHRGHNPQRQVAELMLPHHNESRFMLHMGDVVYLVGSSEYYQQNFIQPYREFILGGEHPRRIAYDQMIFKLPILPVPGNHDYYNLPILLSLASLTTLPIRGLLRSRLDLDVGLHGSGTGDAYARAFLDYLKAFQLSGELNHHLDQYYTAKTDTGRCLSYEPGHFTRLPNRYYTFRYGGIDFFALDSNTFNDPPPLPKTKKGDADRKVLEKRREDLEQEKLQIVETSAKLRPENPTEADQLDDFHAKLSQIEEIIIDIDKQLAADKRTLTDTEQLEWLKRRLIESWNTAEVRGRVIYFHHPPYVTEATKWQQAQTLIIRDRFRDVLDAVAKEIGSLTQGRPLVDLVLNGHAHCLEHLETMDTGHADSHIHWIICGGSGFSLRRQRIEGADLMETFGNENRLVARSHLFIGRNGQGFQKRRPYSGLRIDVKGEDHPKFIVRPLVAEWHQRQWHNRELEPLII; the protein is encoded by the coding sequence TTGAAACTTGTATCTGATCCAGCGATCGCTAACAAAATTAGTAAAATGAATCAGCGGGTACGGTGGCAAGATCCGTTAATTGTGGAACGGAACATCGACCAAACTCGGCTGGTGTTGGAAGATGGTCAAACAGACAATTCTGAGTTTTCATTTTTAGTTGTAGGTGATAGTGGTTCCGGCCAGCACCGGGGACACAATCCCCAGCGACAGGTGGCTGAACTGATGCTGCCCCATCACAACGAATCCCGTTTTATGCTGCACATGGGGGATGTGGTCTATTTAGTGGGGTCGAGTGAATACTACCAGCAGAACTTCATCCAGCCTTACCGAGAGTTTATCTTGGGCGGAGAGCATCCCAGACGGATTGCCTATGACCAGATGATTTTTAAGCTGCCCATTCTACCTGTACCGGGAAATCACGATTACTATAACTTGCCGATTTTATTGAGCTTGGCATCTCTAACAACATTACCCATTCGTGGCCTGTTGCGATCGCGGTTAGACCTAGATGTGGGCTTGCATGGCTCAGGAACCGGTGACGCTTACGCACGGGCATTTCTGGACTATCTAAAAGCGTTTCAGCTTTCAGGAGAGTTAAATCATCATTTAGATCAGTACTACACAGCCAAGACAGATACAGGTCGTTGTCTTAGCTATGAACCTGGGCACTTCACCCGCCTTCCCAATCGCTACTATACTTTCCGCTATGGCGGTATAGATTTCTTTGCTTTGGATTCTAATACATTTAACGATCCACCACCGCTACCTAAAACAAAAAAAGGTGACGCTGATCGCAAAGTCTTAGAAAAACGCCGTGAAGATTTAGAGCAAGAAAAGCTGCAAATCGTTGAAACCTCAGCCAAGCTTCGTCCAGAAAACCCCACCGAAGCCGACCAATTAGACGACTTCCACGCCAAGCTGTCACAAATTGAAGAAATTATTATTGATATCGATAAGCAACTAGCTGCTGATAAAAGAACGCTGACTGATACTGAACAACTGGAGTGGCTGAAGCGAAGATTAATTGAATCTTGGAATACTGCTGAAGTTCGCGGAAGGGTGATTTATTTCCATCATCCTCCCTATGTAACTGAGGCGACAAAGTGGCAACAAGCACAAACTCTGATAATTCGCGATCGCTTCCGTGATGTGCTGGATGCGGTAGCCAAAGAAATAGGTTCCCTAACTCAGGGGCGTCCTTTGGTTGATTTGGTATTAAACGGTCACGCGCACTGCTTGGAACATCTGGAAACAATGGATACGGGACACGCTGATTCTCATATTCACTGGATTATTTGTGGTGGTAGTGGATTTAGTTTGCGACGCCAGCGGATTGAGGGAGCAGATTTGATGGAGACTTTTGGGAACGAAAATAGATTAGTGGCGCGATCGCATCTCTTCATTGGTCGCAACGGTCAAGGTTTTCAGAAGCGACGACCTTACTCAGGTTTACGCATTGACGTTAAAGGCGAAGATCATCCCAAGTTCATTGTCCGTCCCTTGGTTGCTGAATGGCATCAGCGGCAATGGCATAATCGGGAACTTGAGCCGTTGATCATCTAG
- a CDS encoding YegS/Rv2252/BmrU family lipid kinase: protein MNRSACLIFNPVAGQGDPDLELAEIRTILEPEIDLDIYLTTEEIGADELAYAAVARGVDAIIASGGDGTLSAAAAALVGTEIPFGIISRGTANAFATALGIPDTIAAACHTILQGGTRSVDVAYCNDQPMVLLAGIGFEAETVELADRDAKNRFGMMAYVLAGIQQLRNLKNFDVEIETEDKIIKTSACAVTVANAAPATSVLAQGPAGLVYDDGLLDLTIVASVNKAGAIAATFHLFQTASTGNAVERDDIGFLRAKQFKITTNPPQKVVLDGEIVGTTPVEIKCVPAGLKIFVPLVEEVEPTEKLEGLPNLTIEMKDTVGE from the coding sequence ATGAATCGTTCCGCCTGCCTCATTTTCAATCCAGTTGCGGGTCAGGGTGACCCAGATTTAGAGCTGGCAGAAATTCGGACAATATTAGAGCCAGAGATTGACCTAGATATTTATCTCACAACTGAAGAAATCGGCGCTGACGAACTGGCCTATGCAGCGGTAGCGAGGGGTGTAGATGCAATCATTGCTTCGGGGGGAGATGGCACCCTTTCAGCGGCGGCAGCGGCTTTAGTGGGTACAGAGATTCCATTTGGGATCATTTCCCGAGGAACAGCAAACGCTTTTGCCACAGCTTTAGGAATTCCTGACACGATCGCAGCTGCGTGTCACACAATTTTGCAGGGAGGAACCCGCAGTGTAGACGTAGCCTATTGCAACGATCAACCAATGGTACTCCTAGCAGGTATTGGCTTTGAAGCTGAAACTGTAGAATTGGCAGACCGAGACGCCAAGAATCGCTTTGGAATGATGGCCTACGTCTTAGCTGGAATTCAGCAACTGAGAAACTTAAAAAACTTTGATGTTGAAATTGAAACTGAGGACAAAATAATTAAAACTAGCGCCTGTGCAGTAACAGTAGCAAATGCTGCACCTGCCACTTCTGTCTTAGCTCAGGGCCCAGCAGGTCTGGTTTATGATGATGGGCTACTAGATTTAACGATTGTAGCTTCAGTTAATAAGGCAGGAGCGATCGCAGCTACATTTCATCTATTTCAAACGGCTTCTACAGGTAACGCCGTAGAACGGGATGATATTGGCTTCCTGCGAGCCAAACAATTTAAAATTACGACTAATCCACCACAAAAGGTTGTTCTAGATGGTGAGATAGTGGGCACAACTCCAGTAGAAATTAAGTGTGTTCCAGCAGGCTTGAAAATTTTTGTGCCATTAGTAGAAGAAGTTGAGCCTACCGAAAAACTAGAGGGACTCCCCAACCTGACTATTGAGATGAAAGACACAGTAGGAGAATAA